The following proteins come from a genomic window of Leptospira bandrabouensis:
- a CDS encoding putative bifunctional diguanylate cyclase/phosphodiesterase, whose amino-acid sequence MVADKNKYVYWTKFQKDTSPLLRRFLLAASGLFAIASGLHLLPLLTRQGEVDYLFFAVDLSFSVILFLEYLLKNKVPLIIRVFSLICTTVFISVFSYVRSGLLGSAEISLAFIIVSFYVFLPPIVSLVSSLTISLLPALFGGLIYFSFIRFPDSLGIRNNNPREWIFNSISLILFSVLTGFLIQRLRSKLIKNIVYLKESRSKILKSQKHIDKLAFYDSLTHLPNRHLFDKLIQNRISSGVSESLLLLINLKGLKVINALHGIEFGDQILTLTGCVLKLYTDEKQDILVASLGGDEFIIWIENSTKLKIETAIVNFDLNNNELLTPDRLGHRLQYRVSGLQFPNDATNLDEMIRKLSITMNVAREGHLTKLVWFQAGMELKIEREQKLKNYLEKAVNHSNFKIAYQEKVDITSKETVGLEALARWSLPEFGEVSPEEFIPIITNSDLIVPFGKCIFEKVISHIPRLLDLYGKQIKISINISPIFFLYPNFNEYIIHYLMDHKIDPKNLIFEITEDVFLDEIETIQKIVFELRSKGISVSLDDFGKGYSSLHYMQKIQFDELKIDKSFLDDIACSDRNFLLLESICHLADSLGLKTIAEGIESEEQLLRLKQTTCHVVQGYLYSKPQILFD is encoded by the coding sequence ATGGTAGCAGACAAAAATAAATATGTTTATTGGACCAAATTCCAAAAAGATACAAGTCCTTTACTGCGCCGATTTCTTTTAGCAGCCTCTGGTTTATTTGCCATAGCCTCTGGTTTGCACCTTCTTCCCCTACTTACAAGACAAGGTGAAGTAGATTATCTTTTCTTTGCCGTCGATCTTAGTTTCTCAGTAATTTTGTTTTTAGAATATTTATTAAAGAACAAAGTACCATTAATCATTCGTGTTTTTAGTTTGATCTGCACTACGGTGTTTATTTCAGTATTTTCTTATGTAAGAAGTGGACTTCTCGGAAGTGCAGAAATATCCTTAGCGTTTATCATTGTTTCTTTTTATGTATTTCTTCCTCCAATAGTAAGTTTAGTTTCTTCACTAACCATATCGCTATTACCCGCATTATTCGGTGGTCTCATTTATTTTTCATTCATACGTTTTCCTGATTCCCTTGGTATCAGAAACAATAATCCAAGAGAATGGATTTTTAATTCGATCAGTTTAATTTTGTTTTCTGTTTTAACTGGATTTTTGATCCAAAGACTTCGTTCCAAACTAATTAAAAATATAGTTTATCTCAAAGAATCGAGAAGCAAAATTTTAAAATCTCAAAAACATATCGACAAACTAGCATTTTACGATTCATTAACACATTTACCAAATAGACATTTATTCGACAAATTAATTCAAAATAGAATCAGCTCTGGTGTATCAGAATCCTTACTTCTTTTAATCAACTTAAAAGGATTAAAAGTAATCAACGCGTTACATGGAATCGAATTTGGTGACCAAATTTTAACCTTAACTGGATGTGTTTTAAAGTTATATACGGATGAAAAACAGGACATTTTAGTTGCCAGTTTGGGCGGTGATGAATTTATCATTTGGATTGAAAATTCTACAAAATTAAAAATTGAAACCGCGATTGTAAATTTTGATCTCAATAACAATGAGTTGCTGACTCCTGATCGTTTAGGGCATAGATTACAATACCGAGTTTCTGGACTCCAATTTCCAAATGACGCAACCAATTTAGATGAAATGATTCGAAAACTATCGATTACAATGAACGTAGCAAGAGAGGGACACTTAACAAAGTTAGTTTGGTTCCAAGCAGGGATGGAACTTAAAATAGAAAGAGAACAAAAATTAAAAAACTATTTAGAGAAAGCAGTCAATCACAGTAACTTCAAAATCGCTTACCAGGAAAAAGTGGATATCACTTCCAAAGAGACAGTTGGTCTGGAAGCACTTGCCAGGTGGAGTTTACCTGAATTTGGAGAGGTTTCTCCTGAGGAGTTTATACCCATCATCACCAATTCTGACTTAATTGTTCCATTTGGAAAATGTATTTTCGAAAAGGTAATTTCTCATATCCCAAGGTTATTGGATTTATATGGAAAACAAATTAAAATCTCGATTAACATCTCTCCAATTTTTTTTTTATATCCCAACTTCAATGAATACATCATTCATTATTTGATGGATCATAAAATTGATCCTAAAAATCTAATCTTTGAAATTACAGAAGATGTATTCTTAGATGAAATAGAAACGATTCAAAAAATTGTATTCGAACTTAGATCCAAAGGAATTTCCGTTTCTTTAGATGATTTTGGAAAAGGTTATTCATCCCTGCATTACATGCAAAAAATACAATTTGATGAATTAAAAATTGATAAATCTTTTTTAGATGACATCGCCTGTTCGGATCGAAATTTTCTACTTTTAGAATCTATTTGTCATTTAGCCGATTCTTTAGGACTCAAAACTATCGCAGAAGGGATCGAAAGCGAAGAACAACTACTCCGCCTAAAGCAAACTACTTGCCATGTGGTACAAGGTTACCTGTATTCAAAACCTCAAATTCTATTTGATTGA
- a CDS encoding cation diffusion facilitator family transporter, with protein MGQGHNHSNHDHHSHNHNHLHSTSSSKNLAWAFALNLSFSLLELVGGIYSNSIAIISDAFHDFGDALSLALVWYLQKISTKPKDNYFDYGYKRFSILGALIISVILSVGSIFMIIESIKRFITPEETKANIMFVLAIIGVVVNGAAMIRLNHGKSLTEKAVFLHFMEDILGWIAVLIGSVVMMYFQLPWFDPLLSLAIALWILWNAYGNIKQVMTVMLQAVPESVDRNHLIEHWEKIKGIQSVHDIKIWSLDGNHHVASLHVLINKNVKLNEFSKIKEKIRMVALEFDIIHTTIELETDAEQCELHTK; from the coding sequence ATGGGACAAGGTCATAATCATTCTAATCACGACCACCACTCACACAATCATAACCATCTACATTCTACTTCTTCTTCTAAAAATTTGGCGTGGGCATTTGCACTTAACTTAAGTTTTTCTCTCTTAGAATTAGTTGGTGGAATTTATTCCAATAGTATTGCGATTATCTCCGATGCCTTCCATGACTTTGGCGATGCCCTATCTCTGGCTCTAGTTTGGTACTTGCAAAAAATCTCTACAAAACCAAAAGACAATTATTTTGATTATGGTTACAAGCGATTCTCCATTCTCGGAGCCCTGATAATCTCTGTCATTCTATCTGTTGGTTCCATTTTTATGATCATTGAGTCTATCAAAAGATTCATCACTCCAGAAGAGACAAAAGCAAATATTATGTTTGTATTAGCTATTATTGGAGTGGTAGTAAACGGTGCTGCCATGATTCGACTCAACCACGGCAAATCACTCACCGAAAAGGCGGTGTTTCTCCATTTTATGGAAGATATACTCGGATGGATAGCTGTCCTTATCGGAAGTGTTGTTATGATGTATTTTCAATTGCCTTGGTTTGATCCTTTGCTTTCGCTTGCGATCGCTTTATGGATTTTATGGAATGCCTATGGTAACATCAAACAAGTTATGACTGTAATGTTACAAGCAGTTCCTGAATCGGTCGATCGGAATCATCTTATCGAACATTGGGAAAAAATTAAAGGAATTCAATCAGTACATGATATCAAAATTTGGAGTTTGGACGGAAACCATCATGTTGCCTCCTTACACGTGTTAATTAACAAAAATGTAAAACTAAACGAATTCTCAAAGATCAAAGAAAAAATTCGAATGGTTGCATTAGAATTTGATATCATCCATACAACCATTGAATTAGAAACAGACGCCGAACAATGTGAATTACATACTAAATAA
- a CDS encoding DAPG hydrolase family protein, protein MKKVKLGLLPKLEIRWNRKSVDSAESGREILADGRVKYWIKHDTIRGVYPKMLVWWFQHLEGDIEYEGKIYNRYHVWHPEDHVHVSYEKRKPDGSVGPGAELRIVEYLGRNKNYLVNVVSPIEKLDEEGFIHNPKLNGFLPIARMEYSFKECPEGTRYENCLIVGWKGISFKFLRPIFEFLFFDKNHGFFWIKHNIEEVGQFESFLPDLYKKENENTI, encoded by the coding sequence ATGAAAAAAGTTAAATTGGGTTTATTACCAAAATTAGAAATTCGCTGGAATCGGAAGTCTGTAGATTCAGCAGAATCGGGAAGAGAGATACTGGCCGATGGACGGGTCAAATACTGGATTAAACATGATACTATTAGGGGTGTGTATCCCAAAATGTTGGTTTGGTGGTTCCAACATTTAGAAGGTGATATCGAATATGAAGGAAAGATTTACAATCGTTACCATGTTTGGCATCCCGAAGACCATGTACATGTCAGTTATGAAAAAAGAAAACCAGATGGTAGTGTTGGGCCAGGTGCGGAACTTCGAATCGTGGAATACTTGGGAAGGAATAAAAACTATTTAGTGAATGTAGTCAGTCCCATCGAAAAATTAGATGAGGAAGGTTTCATACATAATCCGAAACTTAATGGGTTTTTACCCATAGCAAGAATGGAATATTCTTTTAAAGAATGTCCAGAAGGAACTCGTTATGAAAATTGTTTGATTGTTGGTTGGAAGGGAATTAGTTTTAAGTTTTTACGACCTATCTTTGAGTTTTTGTTTTTTGATAAAAATCACGGTTTTTTTTGGATCAAACATAACATCGAAGAAGTGGGTCAGTTCGAAAGTTTTTTGCCAGATCTTTATAAGAAAGAAAATGAAAATACCATTTAA
- a CDS encoding TetR/AcrR family transcriptional regulator yields the protein MKLTLKLLQNEFDSYQNPSSTKEKDIVEAAENVFSELGFDGATTAELAKQANVTERTLFKYFPSKNDLYRRVLSGLLLSTIVPGHMSDLKERLQTLKPNFKEWYLSILKARYTAVAKEPKKLKLLLGALLFSKEFAEIFGNLWKINLYDTSVEAIEYFQQTGEIRKNLDPNQIVRASFSLAASFLITKFVLAPKYPIDPEKEMETIFSIFYEGIKNEK from the coding sequence ATGAAACTGACCCTAAAGTTATTACAGAACGAATTTGATTCGTATCAAAATCCGAGTTCAACAAAGGAAAAAGACATTGTAGAAGCGGCTGAAAATGTTTTTTCAGAATTAGGATTTGATGGAGCTACCACAGCGGAACTTGCAAAACAGGCAAACGTTACAGAAAGAACTCTCTTTAAATATTTTCCCTCAAAGAATGATTTATACAGACGAGTTTTATCAGGATTACTATTATCAACGATTGTTCCTGGTCACATGTCAGACCTCAAAGAAAGATTACAAACTCTCAAACCAAACTTTAAAGAATGGTATCTTTCCATTTTAAAAGCAAGGTATACTGCTGTCGCAAAAGAACCTAAAAAATTAAAACTTCTTCTCGGTGCCCTTCTTTTCTCAAAAGAATTTGCAGAGATCTTTGGGAATCTTTGGAAAATCAATTTATACGATACTTCAGTAGAAGCCATTGAGTATTTCCAGCAAACGGGTGAGATCAGAAAGAATTTAGATCCGAATCAAATTGTAAGGGCTTCTTTTAGTTTGGCCGCTAGTTTTTTAATTACTAAATTTGTATTAGCACCCAAATATCCAATTGATCCAGAAAAAGAAATGGAAACTATTTTTTCTATTTTCTATGAAGGAATTAAAAATGAAAAGTAA
- a CDS encoding MltA domain-containing protein: MAGEPAVTSKMYLRTCHWIKISLLVFVLYWLSAATEELNSEPTNIEKRSGIFTDSKKKQTSVSFASNHFSQDIRLDSALNESILYFKRTPKDSKFRFAQTEYSKEEVLQSLEELQQLIHDNTNEEIQNKIQKHFHLMELSPAEGPPTITGYYEVRIYGKTKREGEFQYPALSPPTSDSLSVENPKFFPRERWKEKSTWEKYSKPIIFIRLTDLHLAQLEGSALVQTETNERFRINYAADNGKDYISPSVFLKGICPSLKPYHLSDCIQKKPKEVSDAIFKNPRYIFFERESLSSSKSKSAESVFGPFGSQGIRLVSFRSVAMDKEVPLGFPVLLSFQSKDWSLNHHLVFVHDRGNAISGVGRLDYYLGNENGVEEVANNLLTKGKVILLLPKKKNEKQLDKENKSNEKF; the protein is encoded by the coding sequence ATGGCAGGCGAACCGGCAGTTACTTCAAAAATGTACTTACGCACTTGTCATTGGATCAAAATTTCCCTATTGGTTTTCGTACTTTATTGGTTATCGGCTGCTACTGAGGAACTAAATTCAGAACCAACGAACATTGAAAAAAGGTCAGGGATCTTCACTGATTCTAAAAAAAAGCAAACATCCGTTTCGTTTGCAAGTAATCATTTTTCACAAGATATTCGTTTAGATTCCGCATTGAATGAATCCATTTTATATTTTAAGCGTACACCCAAAGATTCAAAATTTCGGTTTGCGCAGACGGAATATTCGAAGGAGGAAGTTCTTCAGTCTCTAGAGGAATTACAACAATTAATACACGATAATACAAATGAAGAAATTCAAAACAAAATCCAAAAACATTTTCACTTGATGGAATTAAGTCCAGCGGAAGGGCCACCTACTATAACAGGATATTATGAAGTACGAATTTATGGGAAAACTAAACGGGAAGGAGAATTCCAATATCCGGCTTTGTCTCCACCTACATCGGATTCTCTTTCGGTTGAAAATCCCAAATTTTTTCCAAGAGAAAGATGGAAAGAAAAGTCTACTTGGGAAAAATATTCCAAACCAATCATTTTCATACGTTTGACAGACTTACATTTAGCACAATTAGAGGGATCTGCTTTGGTCCAAACAGAAACAAACGAAAGGTTTCGTATCAATTATGCTGCCGATAACGGTAAGGATTATATTAGTCCTTCTGTGTTCCTTAAAGGAATATGCCCCAGTCTCAAACCTTATCATCTTTCTGACTGTATCCAAAAAAAACCTAAAGAAGTTTCAGATGCTATTTTTAAAAATCCGAGGTATATCTTTTTTGAGAGAGAAAGTCTATCGAGTTCAAAATCTAAATCTGCCGAATCGGTTTTTGGTCCATTCGGAAGCCAAGGGATTCGTTTGGTTTCCTTCCGATCTGTTGCTATGGATAAAGAGGTTCCTTTGGGATTTCCAGTTCTATTATCTTTTCAATCAAAGGATTGGTCACTCAACCATCATTTGGTGTTTGTTCATGATAGAGGTAATGCAATTTCTGGTGTTGGTAGATTGGATTATTATTTGGGAAATGAAAATGGAGTGGAAGAGGTCGCCAACAATTTGTTAACCAAAGGAAAGGTAATTTTATTACTCCCAAAAAAGAAAAATGAAAAGCAATTAGATAAAGAAAACAAATCCAATGAGAAATTCTAA
- the rpmH gene encoding 50S ribosomal protein L34, producing the protein MKRTFQPSKIKRVRTHGFRARMATPGGRNVIANRRRKGRAKLTVSDEKIGRKF; encoded by the coding sequence ATGAAACGTACATTCCAACCGAGTAAAATTAAACGCGTGAGAACTCACGGATTCCGAGCCAGAATGGCTACCCCAGGCGGACGAAATGTGATAGCCAACAGAAGAAGAAAAGGCCGGGCTAAACTGACTGTTTCCGACGAAAAAATCGGGAGAAAGTTCTAA
- the yidD gene encoding membrane protein insertion efficiency factor YidD — translation MNRLFLVLIYLYKKLLSPLLPPACRFTPSCSEYAKQAFETYPWYKAFVLSVIRISKCHPYHEGGHDPLPKSFNKS, via the coding sequence ATGAATCGGCTGTTTTTGGTTCTTATTTACCTCTACAAAAAACTGCTGTCCCCTCTATTGCCTCCGGCTTGCCGGTTTACCCCCAGTTGTTCTGAATACGCCAAACAAGCGTTTGAAACTTATCCTTGGTATAAGGCGTTTGTTCTTAGTGTAATCAGAATATCTAAATGTCACCCTTATCACGAAGGTGGACATGACCCTTTACCGAAATCCTTTAACAAGAGTTAA
- the yidC gene encoding membrane protein insertase YidC has protein sequence MQNDSTNRQGRLFLALFLSLAVWMGINYIFFPPQPPKPKTADEVSNKEGSEKVKPNESSTDTKSEIKKPTTESTKLNPVKPEDVKTFSLKTDSFLVHFSSLGGRITEYYIKDHKEPDGSEFVIAKDPKFEIEFDGKTEKAVELTRGQGFDFNIIEDKDTIPFSAYNLVNFSSSYNAETKTVIFEAPSLDGKFLIQKKFQFFPSENYFKFHLSLKNRSAETINISPSKSDVYFRSFSSLGPVLKKKEDFNDRDNAHYFRYYYLDGSFKDHVDGTSTQGFFDNLFGSNDGKDTRYEIKKGSNDKVDFVGTGSRYFIGVIDPLNDNPSGVLLDNRKGNETGVLLVYDNWKLGPGEEVNLDYAAYVGVRELDGTAFRDSKLDPKINKDSVFAGLSDSLDKSFNQGITTPLRNGIVWILKKIYLVIPNYGWAIVIFAILFKLAFYPLNKKQAESMKKMQELSPQIKLINEKYADDPKLKQEKTVELYKKNGTNPMAGCLPMLIQIPIFIALYTAFSDTVDLWNSPFLWIKDLSEPDTVYTTPKLAFIGALGINILPLIMVATQVVQSRMTTVSTDPNQKMMMYMMPVIMLYFFWSMPAGVTMYWTMQNILSIAQQVYTNKFGKSEDKKPTNNGPEPANKASTVARPGFRNQNKKKK, from the coding sequence ATGCAAAATGATTCCACTAACAGACAAGGTCGTTTATTCCTCGCTTTATTCCTAAGCTTAGCAGTATGGATGGGGATTAACTATATCTTTTTTCCACCACAACCACCGAAACCAAAAACTGCGGATGAAGTTTCGAACAAAGAAGGTTCCGAAAAAGTAAAACCTAACGAAAGCTCAACGGACACAAAATCTGAAATAAAAAAACCAACTACTGAATCTACAAAGTTAAATCCAGTAAAACCAGAAGACGTAAAAACCTTTTCGTTAAAAACTGATTCTTTCCTCGTCCATTTCTCTAGTTTAGGTGGAAGGATTACAGAATATTATATTAAAGATCATAAAGAACCAGATGGTTCCGAGTTTGTCATTGCAAAAGATCCTAAATTTGAAATTGAGTTTGATGGAAAAACAGAAAAAGCAGTAGAACTCACAAGAGGACAAGGTTTTGACTTCAATATCATTGAAGACAAAGACACCATTCCTTTTTCTGCATACAACTTAGTAAACTTTAGTTCCAGTTACAATGCCGAAACTAAAACAGTAATCTTCGAAGCACCTTCGTTAGATGGAAAATTTTTAATCCAAAAGAAATTTCAATTTTTTCCTTCAGAAAACTATTTCAAATTTCATTTATCCCTAAAAAACAGATCCGCAGAAACTATCAATATTTCTCCATCTAAATCAGATGTTTACTTTAGATCCTTTAGTTCCCTTGGACCAGTTCTTAAGAAAAAAGAAGATTTTAATGACCGTGACAATGCTCACTACTTTCGTTATTACTATTTGGATGGAAGTTTTAAAGACCACGTAGATGGAACCAGCACACAAGGTTTTTTTGATAACCTATTTGGTTCCAATGATGGAAAAGATACTCGTTACGAAATCAAAAAAGGTTCGAATGACAAAGTGGATTTTGTTGGAACGGGAAGCCGTTATTTCATCGGCGTCATTGACCCATTAAATGATAACCCATCTGGAGTCCTCCTTGATAACCGCAAAGGGAATGAAACAGGAGTTCTACTTGTTTATGACAATTGGAAACTAGGACCTGGTGAGGAAGTAAACTTAGATTATGCGGCGTATGTCGGTGTTAGAGAACTTGATGGAACCGCTTTCCGCGATAGCAAACTCGATCCAAAAATCAACAAAGACTCTGTGTTTGCTGGCCTTAGTGATTCTCTCGACAAATCCTTTAACCAAGGGATTACAACTCCACTTCGTAATGGAATTGTTTGGATCTTAAAAAAGATTTATCTCGTCATTCCTAATTATGGTTGGGCAATCGTCATTTTTGCTATCCTCTTCAAATTGGCATTTTATCCGCTGAACAAAAAACAGGCGGAATCGATGAAGAAGATGCAGGAGTTATCTCCACAGATCAAACTCATCAATGAAAAGTATGCGGATGATCCAAAACTCAAACAAGAAAAAACAGTCGAGTTATACAAAAAGAACGGAACCAATCCGATGGCGGGTTGTCTTCCAATGCTCATCCAAATCCCTATCTTTATCGCGCTATATACTGCGTTCTCTGACACAGTGGATCTTTGGAACTCACCATTCTTATGGATCAAAGATTTAAGTGAACCTGATACTGTTTATACAACTCCAAAGTTGGCCTTCATTGGTGCACTCGGAATCAACATTTTACCACTCATCATGGTGGCAACACAAGTAGTTCAATCTAGAATGACAACGGTTTCCACTGATCCAAACCAAAAGATGATGATGTATATGATGCCTGTAATCATGTTATACTTCTTCTGGTCAATGCCTGCTGGTGTGACAATGTATTGGACAATGCAAAACATTCTATCCATCGCACAACAAGTGTATACGAATAAGTTCGGAAAATCGGAAGATAAAAAACCTACTAATAATGGTCCTGAACCAGCAAACAAAGCTTCTACGGTTGCAAGACCTGGGTTTAGAAACCAAAACAAAAAGAAAAAATGA
- the jag gene encoding RNA-binding cell elongation regulator Jag/EloR, with amino-acid sequence MNNYIFEAEGKTKSEAEEYSLETLRLQPGDLRFEVVDSGKSGFLGITQKKPAVVRAFVANNDIPSEKIIHGVIITILKKMGIPAEVVGMGDVDGKIYVELTSKESGLIIGKRGGTLDSLQFLLNLMVDPKIRHNRKIVLDIESYRDKRELSLIRLAKSVAASVIKSGRSKLLDPMNPFERRIVHMAIQDDERVFTRSEGNGTFKRVRVISAKEKHKYKDLEDPSKKGLPVEDFADGVDQEDLD; translated from the coding sequence ATGAATAATTACATTTTCGAAGCCGAAGGAAAAACGAAAAGTGAGGCAGAAGAATATTCTCTCGAAACACTTCGTCTCCAACCAGGCGATTTACGATTCGAAGTAGTTGATTCCGGGAAATCCGGATTTTTAGGAATCACACAAAAAAAACCAGCCGTTGTACGTGCGTTTGTTGCTAACAACGATATCCCTTCCGAAAAAATTATCCACGGAGTGATCATTACCATTTTGAAAAAAATGGGAATTCCCGCTGAGGTTGTTGGAATGGGTGATGTAGATGGAAAAATCTATGTCGAACTTACCAGTAAAGAATCTGGACTCATCATTGGTAAAAGAGGGGGCACTTTAGATTCTCTTCAATTCCTTCTTAACTTAATGGTTGATCCAAAAATTCGTCATAACCGAAAAATCGTTTTGGATATTGAATCATATCGCGACAAACGGGAGTTATCTCTCATTCGATTGGCAAAATCCGTTGCTGCATCCGTAATCAAATCTGGAAGATCCAAACTACTCGATCCAATGAATCCATTCGAAAGAAGAATTGTGCACATGGCAATCCAAGATGACGAAAGAGTATTCACAAGATCGGAAGGAAACGGAACTTTTAAAAGAGTTCGTGTCATCTCTGCAAAAGAAAAACATAAATACAAAGATTTGGAAGATCCATCTAAAAAAGGCCTTCCAGTAGAAGACTTTGCAGACGGAGTAGACCAAGAAGATCTTGATTGA
- the mnmE gene encoding tRNA uridine-5-carboxymethylaminomethyl(34) synthesis GTPase MnmE, with protein sequence MIDTIAALSTAQGPGAIGILRVSGSAVLPIALAVLQKNGSPLTEEFIKNQKRTAIFCDFFSADKPLDQIVFFYFPSPNSYTGEDLAEFHLHGNPILLKRALQILFDKGARPAQKGEFTKRAYLNGKINLSGAEAIGRLIEARSRYELELAQKNVFGEITKLSSKIRSDLISLKAECEAEIDFSTEDLTFESLEERKNRMISLKNLCSKLIKDSERAETLILQSTVVLFGEPNTGKSSLMNLLIGKDRSIISDIPGTTRDYIAEELSLDGIPIRLVDTAGIRETSDNIEQMGIERSKREADSANVKLLLIDASAPFDKSSFLTKHKERLRGAILVANKIDEKHKDWNRNQFEELESEFELEFTEISCKTKVGIPHLLELLKTKLISKDNSEDVVLLEDRQRFHIQKIETSLSEAIRLMEDGAPAEIYIQEINSSLKEIGEVNGHVDNEEILGRIFSKFCVGK encoded by the coding sequence TTGATTGATACCATTGCGGCATTGTCCACTGCCCAAGGACCCGGAGCGATTGGCATCCTTCGGGTATCGGGCTCTGCCGTATTGCCAATTGCCCTTGCCGTTCTACAAAAGAATGGATCTCCCCTTACTGAAGAATTTATAAAAAACCAAAAACGCACTGCTATTTTCTGCGATTTTTTCTCTGCCGATAAACCATTAGACCAAATTGTATTTTTCTATTTTCCTTCACCTAACTCATACACAGGGGAAGATTTAGCAGAGTTTCATTTACATGGAAATCCAATTCTACTCAAACGTGCCCTACAAATTCTTTTTGATAAAGGAGCAAGGCCTGCACAGAAAGGTGAGTTTACAAAACGAGCTTACTTAAATGGAAAAATCAATTTATCGGGAGCGGAAGCCATCGGGCGACTCATAGAAGCACGCTCTCGGTATGAACTAGAATTAGCTCAAAAAAACGTATTTGGTGAGATCACAAAATTAAGTTCCAAAATCAGAAGTGATCTCATTTCACTCAAAGCCGAATGTGAAGCAGAAATTGATTTTTCAACCGAAGACTTAACTTTTGAAAGTTTAGAAGAAAGAAAAAATAGAATGATTTCTTTGAAAAATCTCTGTTCCAAATTAATCAAAGATTCGGAACGGGCAGAAACTTTAATTTTACAATCTACAGTTGTTTTATTTGGAGAACCAAACACTGGTAAGTCGAGCTTGATGAACTTACTGATTGGAAAAGATAGATCCATAATTTCAGATATTCCTGGCACCACTAGGGATTATATTGCAGAAGAACTGAGTTTGGATGGAATCCCGATTCGACTTGTTGACACTGCCGGAATTAGAGAAACATCAGATAACATTGAACAGATGGGTATTGAAAGAAGTAAACGGGAAGCCGATAGCGCCAATGTAAAATTGCTTCTTATCGATGCTTCCGCACCGTTCGACAAAAGTTCGTTTTTAACAAAACATAAAGAGAGACTACGAGGAGCCATCCTTGTTGCCAATAAAATAGACGAAAAACATAAAGATTGGAACCGAAACCAATTCGAGGAACTAGAGAGTGAATTCGAATTAGAATTCACGGAAATCTCCTGTAAAACCAAAGTTGGAATCCCCCATTTATTAGAACTCTTAAAAACAAAACTTATTTCTAAAGATAACTCTGAAGACGTAGTTTTGTTAGAAGATAGGCAAAGATTCCATATTCAAAAAATCGAAACTAGTTTATCGGAAGCAATTCGGCTTATGGAAGACGGAGCACCTGCGGAAATTTATATCCAGGAAATCAATTCCTCACTCAAAGAAATTGGTGAAGTTAATGGTCATGTGGATAATGAAGAAATCCTCGGGAGAATTTTTAGCAAATTTTGTGTGGGTAAATAA